One genomic region from Nymphaea colorata isolate Beijing-Zhang1983 chromosome 10, ASM883128v2, whole genome shotgun sequence encodes:
- the LOC116263344 gene encoding histone H3.3 translates to MARTKQTARKSTGGKAPRKQLATKAARKSAPTTGGVKKPHRYRPGTVALREIRKYQKSTELLIRKLPFQRLVREIAQDFKTDLRFQSHAVLALQEAAEAYLVGLFEDTNLCAIHAKRVTIMPKDIQLARRIRGERA, encoded by the exons ATGGCTCGTACCAAGCAAACCGCCCGTAAGTCCACCGGAGGAAAGGCTCCCAGGAAGCAGCTTGCGACCAAG GCTGCTCGTAAGTCGGCCCCTACCACAGGAGGAGTGAAGAAGCCCCACCGCTACCGTCCTGGAACTGTTGCTCTTCG TGAAATTCGCAAGTACCAGAAGAGCACGGAGCTCTTGATCAGGAAACTGCCATTCCAGAGGCTTGTTCGTGAAATCGCTCAGGATTTTAAG ACGGATCTGCGTTTCCAGAGCCATGCTGTTCTTGCGTTGCAAGAGGCTGCGGAAGCTTACCTCGTAGGGCTCTTTGAAGATACCAACTTGTGCGCCATCCACGCCAAGCGTGTCACCATCATGCCGAAAGACATTCAGCTGGCACGGAGGATCCGTGGGGAGAGGGCTTGA
- the LOC116263356 gene encoding cytochrome c oxidase subunit 6b-1-like, whose translation MAEAEQKVADNKPTLLEDYFVVQDPPKPTVDSGAGAVKISQENEHQEKVVDAVIETMEENKIDAATQITTVEPVPVSVDTTPEVAMEKADLVAAADVSAEKPDLVADVVTEITIANPDDVSADESNDDSEPQETDDSAPVIKVETAPADFRFPTTNQTRHCFTRYIEYHRCIAAKGEDAAECDKFAKYYRSLCPGEWIDKWNEQRENGTFPGPL comes from the exons ATGGCGGAAGCGGAGCAGAAGGTTGCCGATAACAAG CCAACTCTTCTGGAAGACTATTTCGTGGTGCAAGATCCGCCTAAGCCTACTGTTGATTCTGGTGCTGGTGCAGTGAAGATAAGTCAG GAGAATGAGCATCAAGAGAAAGTAGTAGATGCAGTCATagaaacaatggaagaaaataaaattgatgCTGCTACACAAATAACAACGGTGGAACCTGTTCCTGTTTCTGTTGACACTACTCCAGAAGTAGCAATGGAGAAAGCTGATCTTGTTGCTGCTGCAGATGTATCAGCAGAGAAACCTGATCTTGTTGCTGATGTTGTCACAGAAATAACTATAGCAAATCCTGATGATGTTTCTGCAGATGAAAGTAATGATGATTCTGAGCCACAAGAAACTGATGATTCAGCGCCAGTTATCAAG GTTGAGACAGCACCAGCAGACTTCCGGTTTCCTACAACAAACCAAACAAGACACTGCTTTACCCGCTATATTGAGTATCACAG GTGCATAGCTGCAAAAGGAGAAGATGCTGCTGAGTGTGATAAGTTTGCAAAGTATTATCGATCTCTTTGCCCTGGTGAATGG ATTGATAAGTGGAACGAGCAGAGAGAGAATGGCACATTCCCCGGCCCGTTGTAA
- the LOC116263342 gene encoding O-fucosyltransferase 7-like, with translation MREEEEKMQQRRRLFKVLSSVSLLRLLLLCATVTISLAAILSCCMFPSGKVAVRHASLTENDIAIERQRYELHWTRLSSPRQLLKEATPLQKLGRINDTVILNKLWKPPSVRKFVQCVQPSKSYTAPNGSKGYLLVNTNGGLNQMRAGISDMVAVARIINATLVVPKLDKNSFWRDSSIFSDVFDEEHFISSLVKDVKVVKKLPKEMLTAPKKYQTFRSWSGINYYAKVISHLWDDYQVIQAIKSDSRLANNDLPQDIQKLRCRVFYEALRFSPKIEAMGKLLVERMRSYGRYIALHLRYEKDMLAFSGCTYGLSSAEADELTTLRKNTPHWRVKDIDPVEQRAKGYCPLTPKEVGMFLRALGHPSDTPIYVAAGEIYGGDSRMADLRSAFPILMGKENLASPEELKPFVHHASQMAALDYIVSVESDVFVPTYSGNMARAVEGHRRFLGHRKTISPYRKGLVNLFDKIDQGSPNSTRKLSEKIMEMHRKRRGSPRKRKGPVSGTRGRKRFLSEEPFYQNPLPDCLCLKETLHMPMQETAEHKLGSS, from the exons atgagggaagaggaggaaaagATGCAGCAGCGCCGGCGGCTATTCAAAGTGCTGAGTAGTGTCTCGCTGCTAAGGTTGCTACTTCTCTGCGCCACTGTTACCATCTCTCTCGCTGCCATCCTTTCCTGCTGCATGTTCCCTTCCGGCAAGGTTGCCGTCCGCCACGCTTCTCTAACCGAG AATGATATTGCAATTGAAAGACAAAGATATGAGTTACACTGGACAAGATTATCTTCTCCCAGACAGTTGCTGAAAGAGGCCACTCCTTTACAAAAG TTGGGTAGAATCAATGACACGGTGATTCTCAACAAGCTTTGGAAGCCTCCCTCTGTTCGAAAGTTTGTGCAATGTGTACAACCAAGTAAATCATATACAG cTCCTAATGGATCAAAAGGTTACCTATTGGTTAACACTAATGGGGGACTTAACCAGATGCGAGCTGGG ATAAGTGACATGGTAGCTGTGGCTCGTATTATAAATGCAACTCTTGTAGTACCAAAACTAGACAAAAATTCATTCTGGCGAGATTCAAG CATTTTCTCTGATGTATTTGATGAGGAGCACTTCATAAGTTCATTAGTTAAGGATGTTAAAGTTGTGAAGAAACTGCCTAAGGAAATGTTAACGGCACCAAAGAAATATCAAACTTTTAGGAGCTGGTCTGGCATAAACTACTATGCAAAAGTGATTTCACACTTATGGGACGATTATCAG gtaATTCAAGCTATAAAATCTGATTCACGACTTGCAAATAATGATCTACCTCAAGACATACAGAAGTTGCGTTGTCGTGTTTTTTATGAAGCCCTCCGTTTTTCGCCAAAAATTGAAGCTATGGGAAAG CTGCTGGTTGAACGGATGAGATCTTATGGTCGTTATATTGCTTTGCACTTGCGTTATGAGAAAGACATGCTTGCTTTTAGTGGCTGCACTTATGGTCTGTCATCTGCCGAAGCTGATGAACTCACCACCCTCAG AAAAAATACCCCACATTGGAGAGTGAAGGATATTGACCCCGTGGAACAGAGGGCAAAAGGATATTGTCCTCTAACACCGAAAGAAGTTGGGATGTTCCTTAGAGCTCTTGGACATCCATCAGATACTCCAATCTATGTTGCTGCAGGAGAAATTTATGGTGGTGACTCTCGCATGGCTGATCTCAGGTCCGCCTTTCCTATTCTCATGGGCAAG GAAAATTTAGCATCTCCAGAGGAGCTCAAGCCATTTGTGCACCATGCGTCTCAAATGGCAGCCCTAGACTACATTGTGTCAGTGGAGAGTGATGTGTTTGTTCCAACCTATTCTGGGAACATGGCAAGGGCTGTTGAGGGACATCGACGTTTCCTTGGTCACAGGAAAACAATTTCTCCATACAG AAAGGGCCTTGTAAATCTCTTTGATAAAATTGATCAAGGATCGCCCAATTCAACCAGAAAGTTATCTGAAAAGATTATGGAAATGCACAGGAAAAG GCGAGGATCtcctagaaaaagaaaagggccTGTGTCGGGGACTAGGGGAAGGAAAAGGTTTCTATCTGAAGAACCATTCTATCAGAACCCACTGCCAGATTGTCTGTGCCTCAAGGAAACACTTCATATGCCCATGCAAGAGACAGCAGAGCATAAGCTGGGGTCTTCTTAG
- the LOC116263343 gene encoding probable pectin methylesterase CGR3: MSRRSVNPSARRFADSSTVPLTNTFHQKSRSSSMLSVGLILLGAFLLIAYSYSSSGGFGSSDREALLRYDGDHSCTSEVLRALPLLQKAYGDSMHNVLHVGPDTCAVVSKLLKEDDTEAWGVEPYDLEDADNSCKSLVHKGLVRVADIKFPLPYRAKSFSVVIVSDALDYLSPKYLNKTLPELARVSKDGLVLFAGYPGNRRAKLPEASRFGRPAKLRSQSWWIRYFLQTDLQDNEAIAKKFEQAAEKRSYRPGCQIFHLKA; encoded by the exons ATGTCGAGGAGGTCAGTAAATCCGAGCGCGAGGCGCTTTGCTGATAGCTCTACCGTACCATTGACAAATACTTTTCATCAGAAGTCCCGGTCCTCATCTATGTTATCTGTTGGATTGATTCTCCTG GGAGCTTTTCTTCTCATTGCCTATTCTTACAGTAGTTCAG GTGGTTTTGGTAGTAGCGACAGAGAAGCTTTGTTGAGATATGATG GTGACCATTCATGCACATCCGAAGTTTTGAGAGCACTGCCTCTTCTGCAGAAGGCATATGGCGACAGCATGCACAATGTTTTGCATGTTGGCCCTGATACATGTGCAGTTGTCTCTAAACTGCTGAAAGAAGATGATACAGAAGCTTGGGGTGTGGAACCATATGACTTGGAAGATGCGGACAACAGTTGCAAGTCGCTTGTGCACAAGGGCCTAGTCCGTGTTGCTGATATCAAGTTCCCTCTGCCTTACAGGGCAAAGTCATTTTCTGTTGTCATTGTTTCAGATGCGTTGGACTATCTCTCCCCAAAGTACCTCAATAAGACTCTTCCTGAACTTGCCAGAGTATCAAAAGATGGGCTTGTTTTATTTGCTG GTTATCCTGGTAACCGTAGAGCTAAACTGCCAGAAGCATCAAGATTTGGGAGACCT GCAAAGCTGCGAAGCCAGTCCTGGTGGATCCGGTACTTTTTGCAGACAGATTTGCAAGACAATGAAGCAATTGCCAAAAAATTCGAGCAGGCTGCAGAAAAGAGGTCATACAGACCTGGTTGCCAGATTTTCCACCTGAAAGCTTAG